The genomic stretch AAACTAAGATCAAGTAAGTTTTCAGATAGTTTTCAAACAAGAGCAGAATGTGGTGTTGTTGAGAAAGCAATGAAAACCAACCAGGAGGATTTTCCAATATACAagtgaaaatgcagaaatgaacATTGCTGGAAAcactcctttcctttcctttcccacaTGCCCCTGATGCCAGATGTGCCATCTCAGTGGGTGGCTGAGCAAGTCCTTTGTCAAAAACAAAGCTCAGACAGTGACAGGAAGCccagcagacacagcagccagcccccccagcagtgccctgggacCCAACCTCACCTCATTGATTTTGTTCAGAATCAGGTGATTTGTGATTATCCCAAAGGGTTCaacaagctgcagcagctgataTCTCAGGTTCTTTCCCCTCTGGAAATCCATGATGTGCACAACTCTGCTTGTTTCCTGTTGAACACACAGCATGAGAAATCCTGAGTACCAGCAAACCTAAATTCTGCCAAGGCTCTGCTCTACTGGTGTAACTGGTTTAAGTTtctaaaaactatttttatctATCTTCACTAGTGACCAAAAGATGCATCCAGAAAAGGCACAGAGTTTCTATGGATTTCCAGAGCAAGATGCCTGCCATGCCAAAGCTGCCTTTCCTTAAGTTCATTTCCCACAGCTTTATCATGAAGAGAACCTCTAAAGAAGTTCTGTACACTTctggaataaatattttgtggAGTACTCAACACAACAAACTCCCAATCTCACGCTGAAGTTTCAGTACTTCCACACAAATTTAAAATCTCCCTTCTAAAGACAATCAACTAATTAAAAAATCCACACCTtaagcaaacacagaaaaattgtACAACAAAAATgtgagttaaaaaaaagaaataatttcaatacTAACCACTCTGCCCTTCTGCATGTGTCTGGGTCCTTGCATATTTCCATTTCCAGCTCctttaagaaattaaatgaataaACAATCTTAGTTCAATCTGTAAGACTGGGATAATGTCTCATCATGAGTTCTTAAAAGATATGTCACTTGTAATACCAGAGTGAGATCAAGTTCTAAAAACTAATTATTTCATTGCACTCTAAAaaggctttttatttatttcagagctCTTGTAACCTGGGGTCCACACATCACCAATTCAATCACAATacccattaaaaaaatccaaaaaaccaaacaaaaaaacctccctTTCAAATAGTTTGGCCTACAGTTAAATCTGAGatactttgaaaaattaattatgttATTTTAATGTCAAAGTATGAATGCATCTATAACCTAAAAAGTGCAATATTTGTAAGTAAACATAGTAATGTGTAGTATTTgtaaaaaattatgtaaaaaagTGTAATATTTGTATGTAAGCAAGTAAAATATTTGTACTCTGTCAGGATATCCAGGTAAATTAATTAGTTTTGCTCTTTTAGTTATTTGAACTATCTAAAGGTAGGAAGTAAGAGCATCAGGCAAGAATCTGATTCTTAACCTCTTTTCCTGAGAGGAAGAGGTTTGCATCATCCATCTTCCCACTTCTATTCCAATTTATTTCTCATGTTCACTTgaaaatagggggaaaaaacactTAGGACACTGAATTCTTACCAGAAAACTGCACCAACATGTAGCTACTCAgaacacagacagaaaaatctcctacataggaaaaaaaaatccaagtgcTCAACACATGTAGATTAATCTCAGTTAAAAATCCCCAGCCATAGGGAGGTGGCAGCTGGCAAAAAGGTGAAGTGTGGGAACTCAGTACCAGTCTTTAATCCCACCACAGCCAAAGTATTTTAGCTCTAGTGCTGAGAAAAAGATTTTCCTTTACTGTTTGAGAACACCAGTGACAAATTAaagcaagaataaaaaaaaaataattcacaaaACCCCTGAAATTAAGCCTGGTGAAGGTAGGTGCCTGCTGAGGTTACCTCTGGGCCCAACAGGAGGTCCTCCAAGGTGGAATGGAGGTGGTGGTGGTCCCAAAATTCCCGGTGCAGGGTTTGTAGATTGCTGCAACATAAAGGGATCACCcctaaaaaaaaaggagaaaacacacTGTCATTTTAAACCAAGGAACTGTGAAGCTTTCATTCACAAAACACCCTAATTTCTGCAGAGCTTCTATGCACACAACTCAGGCTACTTTCACTGCTGGCTTTCAGATGGACAACAAAGGGAGGAACCcatttgaacaaaaaaaaaaaaagctgtttcacAAAATGTTAGGAACTCCCTCTGCTTCAAATAAACAATTATAAATACTTCAAAATTAATTACTACTTACATTCCATGTCCTGAATCACTGTCAGGATTCCATTCTGGGTAtcttaaaagaaacaaaattaaaagaaaatgtaagaaaCACACCATCTCCTCTAGCTGTGTAACACAAGCAGCAATACCTGGAGGTGTAagacagctgcagcacaggcaacACTCCAGGCCCACTGCCAGAGCCATGAGCAGCtgacagaaatgctgctcttcaGGACAAACTCCCTACTCTGTTTGCATATCTGCTGGTTTtacaagaaaaatgtaaaagtgGTATCAACAACTCCAGTTACAACAGATTCTCAACTGCTAAGTTCTAGCTGTTACATATACATCAGTAGGATTCCAAAGCTACCAGGATCCCTTTTTGTCCTGAAGATGCTCCAAGTTGCTTTTATCCCCTAGAAGGCACAGTAAGTTTTCTAAACTTGCTTTGTGCAACAGTTATTTATAATCAGGGAACACTGTGAGCTGGAAAAGACCCACAAGGACCATCCAGgccagctgctggccctgcacaggacagccaggaatggcaggctgtgcctgagtgctgtcccaggctgagccctcctCCCCAGTTACTGTACTTCCAGTTCATACATTTCGAGCAGCAGCTGACAGCGGCGGCTGTGAGTCGCTCCATTGATGTGATGGTTCCACTCCTGCACAAAGTAAACAAGGCACAATTAGCAGCCACACAGGGCAGCCCTTCCCACAAAGTCATGGCCTACAGCAGTGTCTGCTCTGCTAAGCTGCAGTTTTGCAGATCCATAGAATGGAATCTGTGCTGGTGCTTTGAGGAGACACTGACACTGGACCTACCTCTTCTCTGCTAACCTGGCTCAAAAGGTGCCTGATGGGAacggggctgctcctgcctcagagTGCAAAACTGCCTGGAAAActccagcccaggcacagaggGCCATGGCAGCCTTTGCAACTGAAGGCTGTTTGTATCTCTTCAGGCATTGCAGAATTTCCTCTACTCTGCTTCATTCCTCAGATTTCTACAGATTATTATGAAGTAAGACTCCAATTTTTAGAACCATAGAGGCCAAGAAATTGCACGGAATTCAGAAAGGAAAGACTAAAAGAAACCTAAGTGCATAGCTAGGACAAACTACAAATATATAggtgaaatataaaatatatgacCACTTGAGGGgaataataaaggaaaaaagcagatcTAAACCAAGATGGTACAAAGGAGAAGTAATGAAATTGAACCATATCATCCAGATAAAACCCCTCCTTGGTTCTGGTTTAAGCACTAGAAAGGAATGAgggatttctgctttttctctgcaGACCATTTTAACTACAAAGGGAGTTACTTATTTTAGTGCCTGAGCTCTGTATCTTTATACTCTTCCAAGTACAAACACAAATCTGTGCTTTATTCACATTTGTGAAGTGACAGAAGCTCTGGAGTTTCCCTGCTGCACATCTGGGAGCCACAGCCTGACCTtcactctgctgctcctcagggaagaAAAGCACCAGCAGAGATAAACAGGGGGGAGAGTTATTCAAGAGCCTTGGGGCTGAAGGTTTTCTCCAACTGAAGGTTTTTTCTTATCAGCCACATTTTCAACTATGAACACAAAGTGCACTGGCAACTGCTTTATGTGGCTCTTCTTAAATGTCTGCTTCTGCTCAGCACCCACAAAGGATTTTTGCCTAATCCCTTATCTTTCCAGATTTTTGGTCTCTGCCACACTACAGCAGTCCTGGATACAATGAGACATTCCCAAGGCTCACTGTAGTGTTTCCATATGTTAAATGCCTATCCTGCACTTCCTACAAAGGAGGAAAATCTGGATTTAAAGTCTCTCATAAAGTACTACAATATTACTCCATGATGCTCCTGACATGGAGCAAGATGAAGTCATCCCTTTTAGCAAGATGTAAAATGAGAGCACCACTTTTTCTTGTTAACTGCACAAGATGTACGCTCTGCAACTATAAATAGGCTGGCAATTAGGATGAAAAatacccaccaaaaaaaaaaatctatgaacCATTCAATACAAAGTTTCTTCAGTTCAGTACCTGCTACCAAGTGTTAGCATTACACTCTAGAAAATAGTCCTTTAAACCCTAAACCCCTCTAAATTCAGGGGCTGGTTCCACCAGACATAACATGCTTTGAATCTGTCTCAACACAAAACTGATGTAGAAGTTATCTGCAAACCACAAGCAAAGTTTGGGAGATTTAATTCTATTAAAATGCTTTCCAATTGGCAGAAAAGGGGGATGTGACTGCAAGTTCAGATTTCTCTTCTCCCCCAGGGAACAATGGCAGCTCATCTACGATAACTTTTTATTACACAATTCTTAATCTGGATTCCCTTTGCTGCCTGCACCCATTTGGATGCATCCCCTCCCCAGAGTTTTGGGGAGGGGATTATTTGTATTTACAGGAACTCTTTAACACAAAGGCCCCaagctgagagagagaaaacctGAACTGAGTTTCTGGAAAACCCAGATTCCCCTTTGGCTGGGTTGATGCAAGCCAGAGGACACTCTGTTCCTCAGAAAATGAGGCCACACTCGAGCACCTAATTTTAGCCAGCCCTCTCCCAGGGCCACAGCCAGGTTCTCCCTCTGAGAGGTACCAGGTTCAAGCACTTCACCTCCAAATTCATCTGCTCAGGTTGCATCAGCCTTTGTCTCTGGCAGGAAAACAATCCCTCCACATCTAACACCTCATTCCCTGATAAAGGGATCAGGATTGACAAAATGCCCAAAGAACTGGGGCACGATTTACTtcacagacagaaaataaactcGATCTTAAAATATACACACATCAAATAAAGAAGCAATTAAGAACAtcactaaaatttaaaaaaaataacaccaGAAGACTACTCTGCTAATTTAATTTACACTAAGGATATTTAACACCTTGCTTGCATTTTAAACACACATAGCTTGAtcaaacacttttaaaaatcaccGATATTTTTATTTGGAGGTGGGGAAAATGATATTTTGTTACTACAGTAATAAATTTACATAGTCCCAGCTATGAAAAGCATTCCCTTTCTGCTTTCCATACATTTCGGTTCAAATCAGATTACTTTAAAAGTTATGTTTTACTTGATTTGATTTTGTGGGAGACACAAAATAAGGAATTGTGTAATGGTTGGGTATACAAAGCAGAggaaagaaggagagaaagaaaattcttgtGGTGACATGATTTCTGAAATCAGAAATAAAGCCTCGACTTGGGTCATAAGAACCAGATGATCCAACCACAAGTATTTTATTGTGTACTAGCAGTTTTAAAGTCAGAGTATattcctaaaaagaaaaaatcttttacATGTTACAGAAGAGGTCAGCCACTTAGGTTATGCTGTTAAAAGAATTTGGTATTTCTCATACCTGGAAAGGTATTTCCATGAGGATATCCTTTGATTAGATCTGCACTCCAAAGCACACTAAGAGTCATGAGCCTTTAAAATAAAGAGCTAAAAAGACCCCTACTTACAGGATTACTGGTTGCCATCTTCAAGGACCTcagaaattaatgttttcaaTCTAACCAAATGAAGTCCTTTTACAGAACTGAGCATGGCAGCTAAACTGTTAACACTTAAAACTTTAGTGAAAATAAACGTCCAATACAGGAGACAAGAAACCTGGATTACTGTATTTTGTATCAAAAGTAATTAAAGCAACACAAGTTCATAAACTGTCAGATCAGGTGGAGCCATACAGCGTGTGCTCTAGAACTGGTTTGATCCTTTCCTTGCAGGGAAAGAATAATTCTTGTGTTTCAAAAAGATCAGATGTACAGAACAGCACTTTTTGAGAGGTAACTGTAAAGAAATGGTTAGTAACAGCAATTCCACATTGTATCAATTTTACAGTAACAGCATGTATTATGTTTTCAATTGAAGGCCTTCAAGCTAATTAGCCACTAATTGAGACAAGAGGGGCACTGTATTAGCCAATTAGCCAATTAAATTGCCTAGTACACTGGAAATCAGCAAGATGAGTACATTGGAAAAGGTGAAAGTGAGAAGGCTCTGAAAACACCATCTGAATCACGTTGAGCAACCTGCTCCCTTTGCAGAGCTGCACTAGGTGTGGATAACTAAGAGGGAAGTTCCAGCATCACCGAACACACCCGAAGATCCACTCTACTCGTGAGCCAAGTAAAGAACACTACTAGGAACACAGAGCAGGATACTGCAACAGCAGACTGATTGCTGGGAGAGTCTACAGGGATAGATGCAACATGTGACAATAAAAAGTGAGTCTGAAGTGTTCTAAGAGAGTtgtgaaaaaaggagaaaaatgacGACAAATTTCAGCCATAGTATGAGATAGAGTGttaaagtgaaattaaaaaggCAAGAATGAGCTAATCTAAAACGTGGTTTTTACTTTTGCAAATAAGTTCCAGGGCTCTACATTAACTCTTTCCCTCTGGACAGGGAAAAAGCAGAACTGTGCAAGAATGCATCTTAACTACATATAAATCAGCAATCAAGACAGATGTGGAGGAGAGCTGAAACTAGCTTCCGGAATGGCACAGTAGATacactgcaaaaaaaccccaaaccaacaaaaaaataccaaaacccaccccaaaactgCTTGAATGCCAGATGTTTGTGGTTAAGAGAACATGTAGATGTAAAATATAAACAAGATACCCCAGTAGATGACAGCTGTTTGACTTGAAGTTAAGCAATCTGggcaaataaaatacattaatgtAAAGCCCTGGTTTACAATGTTTGTCAACAATTACCTTGCAAATAAACCAAGTGCCTTTTTCACTCTCAAACCAACTTTCAGATCATTTCAAAAGCAACCAGGCCAtagaaataattaaagaaatagGTAAAAACAGAACAGATACTACAACGTAAAGGAAAATAGAAGTATCTGGTGCATAACTCACCTTATTAGAATGAACTGGCATATCACATATAGAGCACAGATGGGGATAACCCTTCGGTAAGAATCCATGGAAGTCTTCAATATTGCTATTTGGAGGAGCACCTCTCTTTTTCTCAAAGAGAGATCTCTCGGGACCAGGACCACGACCCATTCTGTCATACTCACTGTCAAATTTATGATAGTTATGCGAAGTCTCACCATAAAAAGATTCATCCCTACACCTTTCTCCATCTCTCAATCTGTCATCTTCATAATCCATTCTGTCATAATAACCAGATTCTTGAGAACGACTTCCATGGTCATAGTCAACCACTGGGTTGAGACTAGGACCACGATCATCAAAGCTATCTCTtctaaaatgccttttttcttcccaatcATCCCTAGGTACTCTGTATGGTGGTTCCCGTGTGGATGATCTGCCATCTCTACCATAACCTTCTTCAGCTCTCCTCCTTTTAAGTTGTAGAAGGATCTGAGGCAAGTTTTCAGGAGTGATCTTGTCCTCTGGATAGCGACTCAGTTCATCTAAGTCTCTAGCAGACAGACCAAAGCTGGCCAAAATGTTTGTGGCCTGGTCTGCATCTCCACGGTGCTGAGAAGACAAAGGGAGCGGACCTCTACTTCCAATGTTAAATATAGACTGCAAATTATGGGAAGAGGTACTACCAGAAGACAGTGCACTATGAGATCCTTGTTGGTTCAATGAAGAACTCATTCCAAGATTCATTAAGCTAGCAAGGCGTGCAGTACCCTGGTTCATCCTTCCAAGAGATGCTGGCATATTTAAAGACTGGGTAGCAGCAGCAAGAAGGCCTATTCCTGCAGAGAGGTCACGCCCATGACCTTGTGAATCCCTACTCAGAGATGACTGCTGGAATGACTTGGACATTGTAGAACTAGAGCTTGTCTACTTTATGGAtcaaaaaattctttttgtttagtttttttttttttttaagatggcTGCAAAGAGAGCTCACACTAGAAAGCTAGGCAAACTTCACTTCAAAAACGGTAACGCCAAGAAAGAGGATCAATAATGACTGCAGATCTTCTTCAAGCTGAGAAACACCAGACAATTCTGTAGAAAAACAAGCAGTTTTAGTCATAAATCCCTTTAAACAGATGCAGTTTTAAACTTATGCATCATGTTGAGCTAAAAAACATTAAAGATCTCAATCTTACAAGGCTTTTATCACATAACAGATTCAAGAGGTACCCAGAACCTACATATATTATTGCAGATAAAAATACAGTAGTGTTTCCTATACATACTACTCTTCTTCCACAAAAAGCTACTTTCACACTGAAGAAAGGTGAATTTCAGAAGTTTGCGATGTCTGAAAGCATCTATAAAGTTTACTGACATGTAAGCCTTGATCTCTGGTTAATGGCTTTATTCTTACCCTACATTACTGTACTGTGTCTGTGAGAAGAACACAAAAAACTTAGGCCCATAGAATCCAAGATGACTTTGGCATATAACACATATTTGAAAATGAAACCTCTAGCACCACAGAACAGGACGAAAGGAAGTTAAAAGTAACTGAAGTTTGGGCAAAAAGTTTCTGCTATAAGATCTGTAAATAAGACCAAACACAATATTCAGTCTTTACGCAGTAAAATTCCAATTACTGATGTGAAGACAGATGtgaacaagaaaaacaagttttacATTTTGCAGGAAGTAAACAAGACCTCTTGTTCCAATTGCAGTTACACTGCTAACAGCATTTCTGAAGGGATTCTTTACTCTGTTACATGGCAGCTGTGACACACCAGCCTGTACTCTCAGACCTCAAACTAAACAAGGTCAGGATTAGTGCAGGGATGGGAGACCCAAGGAaaaccctgctcctgcaggaagagACCCCAGTGAGTCAGGAGATGGCACCACatcccagtggcactggggctggcactgacaCCGTGACCACCTGTGGGAGTTAAAGATCCTAAAGCACAGCTCACAAGAGAGAGGTGACTCTGGTGCCCCACTAAACACTGACCTAGCACTCCAACATTAGGTTCAACTGCATTTACACAAAGTTCTAACTAAACAATTTATTAATATCCACAGCATGCTGCAATGAATACATTTCATAAAATGTTCTTTCAGGACAGAGCAGAAATAACTGTAATACTTCCCCCCATCCTCCTCCAGCCTTGGAACAGATACACAAAGTTCAAAGCAATTCAACACATGTGAAAATATTCCAGCAGGAATAATCTGCTCTTGGGTCCCCGACACTGCCagtgtgggcagagcagctctgcctctccagcagagccacccaGGAGCACATCAAACACACAATCACTGGGAAAAgaaacaggcacaggctgcacaGCTGCAAATGAAGTCAGCTCCCAAGAGAACAGGTAGTTTGGGGAGGAATGGAAAGGACAAAATGAAAGCAAGGACCTTTCCTTgaagagagcagctctgcaggaggcaATGGCTCTTGTactggaaagagaaggaaaaaggtcAAGGTTAGAGGTCTCtagctccactgcctgctcaATACACAGCCTGTTCCAACACTGCACAAAGCTGAAAAGCACTTGGGTTTTTCTCAGTAGCAGCATGTCACAAAACTATGCATTtatgtaaaaaaaccaaaagattccctgaaaaatacacaaaacacACATAACTCCTACAACTCCACCTTTGCAAACTAACTCCTTTATACAATTTGCTACACACTCTGTTATCAATGCATTTAAACTCAGCTACATTTTTAAGATTCAAATATGCTGGAGTCATTAAAATGAAGCTTAACTGTGTGACATTTGTTAAGAATAAGAGATTGAGAAACATGGGTATGAAAATAAGTTTGAAAGTTCTGaggcagaagacagaaaaacactgcagaaagCTTCAGAGGAAAACAGTAACACAAGAACAGAGGGGGAACACACCAGGTGAATTCTGAGGGAGATGTCCCAGAGAAGGGGGCCACACTGGAGGACACCTGAACACAAAGCACTGAAGAATTACATTGTAAAAATCAAAACTCTTCTGAGTTCAAACAGAGAGGAACTCTAATATTCACCTGGGTACCATGCTTTTATCTTACATTCATTCAGTGTTCTTTGAAGTACTTTTATGACAATTTTACAAGCTAATCCTTACTCATTCAATTTTTACACCTGAATTTCTTCCTAGTTCATTCACCCTCTTTCAGAAGGGTTTGAAGCTGAACTTACTGGGTTCTTCATAAAATCAGGTATTCCAGAGGGCCCTCTGAGCCTGAGCCAGCAGCAATTCCACAGATACCCCTGTGGTCAGGACAGGCTCACTGTGTCCTGCTGTTAGTGCAAGGACCAACATTATTCAAGTTTCCACCAAATCAGGAAAGTTCTCCACTTTTGAAAAACACCCTTTATTTGAACAAATGCTCCCTAATCCTCCTGTCACAGCTGTCAAGTGGCAGTTCATTGTGGGCTGCTGCAGAGATTAGCAGGGTGCAAACCCCATGGcaccccaggctggcaggaCCCGATGGTGCCATGCTGAGACCCCACTGCAGAGCTCCACAGAACcacacccagctcctgcagctgcaaacacccagggaaggggcaaagggaaaataaaaacaggaaagaTGGCAGAATAACCAAGACAAAGACATAGAGAGGGACAATCTTATGGAAAAGCATGAAGTGGGACAGTAAGACAAGTGTATGATGAAGACACAGCACAAGGTGGCAATTGGTGCTAATCAGGAAATGTCCTACATCCCATTAGGTACTTGAGTACTTAAATTAACCAGTTTGAATATCCTCAAAAAACCACTATTTATCACACCATCATCCTACAACAGCTGCTGCACTCCACTCCTAACCAAGCCCATCCTTTAAGCCAACAGAAAGAGGTGGGGAAGAGCTCTACCCTCACTCCAAAGATGTTTAACTTCCACAGGGTCAGGTTTAACGTGGTCCTAAGGCAGcacttgctgtgctgctgattcCATCCCAGTATCTGATGGGGACAGGTTcccatggagcagggccagcttTTGAGACAGGGTGCCATCAACTGAGTCACAGCAACAAGATGGGCAGGACTGAACAGAGCTGCCTGAGAGCCAGACATGAATAAGTTCAAAGTGTTGTGCTACTTGTTCTCCATGAAATTTCAGCTAAGTGGGAACAGACAGCCTTGCAGGTAACACCTTTTTTAAAGATCTCTTGGGAAAAATTTGGCCATATTAAgatttgaaaatatatattatcAAGCAATCTTGAAATAAGTTGAAAGTCAAAATGTTATTAGATTTCCAGACAATGAAAACAATTTGTATCTACAAGTTGCAAAAGAGTGTTCTATAAAGGCAGACAACAAAAATAAGGAATTTGAATCCTACAGAGTACACTGTTATCAAACAGAGCCCAAAATGAGGCTGATTTTTAAACACTGTAGAAGGTTTTTCTC from Melospiza georgiana isolate bMelGeo1 chromosome 15, bMelGeo1.pri, whole genome shotgun sequence encodes the following:
- the MATR3 gene encoding matrin-3 isoform X2, producing the protein MSKSFQQSSLSRDSQGHGRDLSAGIGLLAAATQSLNMPASLGRMNQGTARLASLMNLGMSSSLNQQGSHSALSSGSTSSHNLQSIFNIGSRGPLPLSSQHRGDADQATNILASFGLSARDLDELSRYPEDKITPENLPQILLQLKRRRAEEGYGRDGRSSTREPPYRVPRDDWEEKRHFRRDSFDDRGPSLNPVVDYDHGSRSQESGYYDRMDYEDDRLRDGERCRDESFYGETSHNYHKFDSEYDRMGRGPGPERSLFEKKRGAPPNSNIEDFHGFLPKGYPHLCSICDMPVHSNKEWNHHINGATHSRRCQLLLEIYPEWNPDSDSGHGMGDPFMLQQSTNPAPGILGPPPPPFHLGGPPVGPRGAGNGNMQGPRHMQKGRVETSRVVHIMDFQRGKNLRYQLLQLVEPFGIITNHLILNKINEAFIEMSTTEDAQAAVEYYSTTPALVFGKPVRVHLSQKYKRIKKPEGKPDQKTEPPKPELGRVIHLSNLPHSGYSDNAVLKLAEPYGKIKNYILMRMKSQAFIEMETREDALAMVEHCANKALWFQGRCVKVDLSEKYKKLVLRIPNKGVELLKKDKTRKRTYSPDSKDSPSDKKSKTEPAQKPESGNTEEKAKEEKQEDAAEPSGAKSGEQTEQDEPSLLLESEDELLVDEEEAAALLESGSSAGEDADVANLGDVATEEKKDTPDDATVKTEGNAATTPAAKKKLKKRYVGGFPRSMEGFVTLDEVGDEEDSDHQKLRKSGLAAKAAGKGEDSLAEIKVDKIEEPEQESETLENGTKSEENAKAESVEGSDATTAQDAEKSTQESTDPQGEQETKSVLEKPLVPDEFRIGPYQPNIPVENSG